A section of the Solea solea chromosome 17, fSolSol10.1, whole genome shotgun sequence genome encodes:
- the yy1b gene encoding transcriptional repressor protein YY1b isoform X1, translated as MASGDTLYIQTDGSEMPAEIVELHEIEVETIPVETIETTVVGGDDDDDEDDEDDEDDDDDDDGQPMIALQPLVTDDPSSIHHHHHHHHHHQEVILVQTREEVVGGDDSDLHTDGGGYEDQILIPVPAPGVEDEYIEQTLVTVAGKSSVGRMKRGGGGSGGKKAGKKSYLSGAEAGGRKWEQKQVQIKTLEGEFSVTMWASDDNKDIDHESVVEEQIIGENSPPDYSEYMTGKKLPPGGIPGIDLSDPKQLAEFARMKPRKVKEDDAPRTIACPHKGCTKMFRDNSAMRKHLHTHGPRVHVCAECGKAFVESSKLKRHQLVHTGEKPFQCTFEGCGKRFSLDFNLRTHVRIHTGDRPYVCPFDGCNKKFAQSTNLKSHILTHAKAKNNQ; from the exons ATGGCATCCGGAGATACTCTGTACATCCAGACAGACGGCTCGGAGATGCCGGCCGAGATCGTGGAGCTCCACGAGATAGAAGTGGAAACGATACCGGTGGAGACCATTGAGACCACGGTGGTCGGCGgggatgacgacgacgacgaggatgatgaagacgacgaggacgacgacgacgacgacgatgggCAACCCATGatcgcactgcagccgctggtGACAGACGACCCCAGCTCgatccaccaccaccaccatcatcaccaccatcaccaggAGGTGATCTTGGTCCAGACCCGAGAGGAGGTGGTTGGCGGGGATGACTCGGACCTGCACACGGACGGCGGCGGGTATGAGGACCAGATCCTCATCCCGGTACCGGCCCCGGGAGTGGAGGACGAATACATCGAGCAGACTTTGGTGACTGTGGCTGGGAAAAGCTCGGTGGGTCGGATGAAACGGGGAGGCGGCGGCAGCGGTGGCAAGAAAGCGGGTAAAAAGAGCTATCTAAGCGGCGCGGAAGCAGGCGGAAGAAAATGGGAACAGAAGCAGGTGCAAATAAAGACACTGGAGGGGGAATTTTCTGTCACGATGTGGGCATCGG ATGACAATAAAGACATTGACCATGAGTCAGTGGTGGAGGAGCAGATTATTGGGGAGAACTCGCCTCCGGACTACTCCGAGTACATGACGGGGAAAAAGTTACCCCCTGGTGGCATTCCAGGAATTGACCTATCAGACCCCAAACAGCTGGCTGAATTTGCCAG AATGAAGCCCAGGAAGGTCAAAGAGGACGACGCTCCCCGAACGATAGCTTGCCCTCATAAA GGCTGCACAAAAATGTTCAGGGATAACTCGGCCATGAGGAAGCATCTCCACACCCACGGGCCCCGCGTGCACGTCTGCGCCGAGTGCGGCAAGGCCTTCGTCGAGAGCTCCAAACTCAAACGTCACCAACTTGTtcacacgggagagaaaccCTTCCAG TGTACGTTTGAAGGCTGTGGGAAAAGATTTTCTCTGGACTTCAACCTGCGCACACACGTGCGCATCCACACTGGAGACCGGCCCTACGTCTGCCCTTTCGACGGCTGCAATAAGAAGTTTGCCCAGTCAACCAACCTTAAGTCTCACATTCTGACACACGCCAAAGCCAAAAATAACCAATGA
- the evlb gene encoding enah/Vasp-like b isoform X1 produces MDINLQSHRFYFPQIYCAEPGAQPQLTEFKVSEQSICQARASVMVYDDTSKKWVPIKPGQQGFSRINIYHNTANNTFRVVGVKLQDQQVVINYSIVKGLKYNQATPTFHQWRDARQVYGLNFASKEEATTFSNAMLFALNVLSAQDGGPAVQRQVQNGPTSDEIDAQRARQMMEQQQQQMQAHMERERRSSNSGSPFQGHPAVLSVAPPVAPPPMNMCGPPPPMNMCGPPPPMNMCGPPPPMNMGGPPPPPPPPGPPPPSAGASQPPPGDESSSATGLAAMIAGAKLRRVQRPEDSSSGTKNEANRTSGGSGGLMEEMNALLARRRKAAIEKPEESQNDDPNSPSPSTRGGQNATDGAKKPWDRANSADRSMVSRVRPVGSGSDTDSLDLDRMKQEILEEVFRELHKVKDEIIDAIRHELSRISTT; encoded by the exons ATGGATATCAACCTTCAGTCTCACAGATTTTACTTCCCTCAGATCTACTGTGCCGAGCCCGGGGCTCAGCCACAGCTGACCGAATTCAAAGTCAG TGAGCAGAGCATCTGTCAGGCGCGAGCCTCCGTCATGGTCTATGATGACACCAGTAAGAAGTGGGTACCCATCAAACCTGGACAGCAGGGATTCAGCCGCATCAACATCTACCACAACACTGCCAACAACACGTTCAGAGTGGTGGGCGTCAAACTGCAGGACCAGCag GTGGTAATCAACTACTCCATAGTTAAGGGGCTCAAGTACAACCAGGCCACCCCGACCTTCCACCAGTGGCGGGATGCCAGGCAGGTTTATGGCCTCAATTTCGCCAGCAAGGAGGAAGCGACCACCTTCTCCAACGCCATGCTCTTTGCCCTCAACGTGCTCAGTGCTCAGGATGGAG GTCCAGCTGTCCAGCGCCAAGTCCAGAATGGGCCGACATCAGATGAGATAGATGCTCAGAGAGCgag GCAGatgatggagcagcagcagcagcagatgcaggCACACATGGAGCGGGAGCGACGGTCCTCTAACTCAG GTTCTCCTTTCCAAGGCCATCCTGCTGTGCTCTCTGTGGCCCCACCAGTAGCACCTCCCCCAATGAACATGTGTGGCCCACCTCCCCCAATGAACATGTGTGGCCCGCCTCCTCCAATGAACATGTGTGGCCCGCCTCCTCCAATGAACATGGGTggcccacctcctcctccaccaccaccaggaCCTCCTCCACCTTCAGCAGGTGCATCCCAACCTCCACCGGGGGACGAGTCCTCCTCAGCAACGGGACTTGCTGCCATGATTGCTGGAGCCAAACTGCGCCGCGTTCAAAGA CCGGAGGACAGCTCTTCAGGCACCAAAAACGAAGCCAACCGAACAAGTGGAGGGAGCGGGGGACTGATGGAGGAGATGAACGCTCTGTTGGCACGAAG AAGAAAAGCAGCTATAGAGAAGCCTGAAGAAAGccaaaat GATGATCCAAATTCTCCATCACCCAGTACCCGGGGTGGACAAAACGCCACAG ATGGTGCAAAAAAGCCGTGGGACCGAGCAAACTCTGCAGACAGATCAATGGTTTCCCG GGTACGGCCTGTGGGGAGTGGTAGTGACACAGACTCGTTAGACCTCGACAGAATGAAACAG GAAATCTTGGAAGAGGTGTTTCGTGAATTGCACAAAGTGAAGGATGAAATCATTGATG CCATTAGACATGAACTCAGTCGAATTAGCACGACATAA
- the evlb gene encoding enah/Vasp-like b isoform X3, translated as MSEQSICQARASVMVYDDTSKKWVPIKPGQQGFSRINIYHNTANNTFRVVGVKLQDQQVVINYSIVKGLKYNQATPTFHQWRDARQVYGLNFASKEEATTFSNAMLFALNVLSAQDGGPAVQRQVQNGPTSDEIDAQRARQMMEQQQQQMQAHMERERRSSNSGSPFQGHPAVLSVAPPVAPPPMNMCGPPPPMNMCGPPPPMNMCGPPPPMNMGGPPPPPPPPGPPPPSAGASQPPPGDESSSATGLAAMIAGAKLRRVQRPEDSSSGTKNEANRTSGGSGGLMEEMNALLARRRKAAIEKPEESQNDDPNSPSPSTRGGQNATDGAKKPWDRANSADRSMVSRVRPVGSGSDTDSLDLDRMKQEILEEVFRELHKVKDEIIDAIRHELSRISTT; from the exons TGAGCAGAGCATCTGTCAGGCGCGAGCCTCCGTCATGGTCTATGATGACACCAGTAAGAAGTGGGTACCCATCAAACCTGGACAGCAGGGATTCAGCCGCATCAACATCTACCACAACACTGCCAACAACACGTTCAGAGTGGTGGGCGTCAAACTGCAGGACCAGCag GTGGTAATCAACTACTCCATAGTTAAGGGGCTCAAGTACAACCAGGCCACCCCGACCTTCCACCAGTGGCGGGATGCCAGGCAGGTTTATGGCCTCAATTTCGCCAGCAAGGAGGAAGCGACCACCTTCTCCAACGCCATGCTCTTTGCCCTCAACGTGCTCAGTGCTCAGGATGGAG GTCCAGCTGTCCAGCGCCAAGTCCAGAATGGGCCGACATCAGATGAGATAGATGCTCAGAGAGCgag GCAGatgatggagcagcagcagcagcagatgcaggCACACATGGAGCGGGAGCGACGGTCCTCTAACTCAG GTTCTCCTTTCCAAGGCCATCCTGCTGTGCTCTCTGTGGCCCCACCAGTAGCACCTCCCCCAATGAACATGTGTGGCCCACCTCCCCCAATGAACATGTGTGGCCCGCCTCCTCCAATGAACATGTGTGGCCCGCCTCCTCCAATGAACATGGGTggcccacctcctcctccaccaccaccaggaCCTCCTCCACCTTCAGCAGGTGCATCCCAACCTCCACCGGGGGACGAGTCCTCCTCAGCAACGGGACTTGCTGCCATGATTGCTGGAGCCAAACTGCGCCGCGTTCAAAGA CCGGAGGACAGCTCTTCAGGCACCAAAAACGAAGCCAACCGAACAAGTGGAGGGAGCGGGGGACTGATGGAGGAGATGAACGCTCTGTTGGCACGAAG AAGAAAAGCAGCTATAGAGAAGCCTGAAGAAAGccaaaat GATGATCCAAATTCTCCATCACCCAGTACCCGGGGTGGACAAAACGCCACAG ATGGTGCAAAAAAGCCGTGGGACCGAGCAAACTCTGCAGACAGATCAATGGTTTCCCG GGTACGGCCTGTGGGGAGTGGTAGTGACACAGACTCGTTAGACCTCGACAGAATGAAACAG GAAATCTTGGAAGAGGTGTTTCGTGAATTGCACAAAGTGAAGGATGAAATCATTGATG CCATTAGACATGAACTCAGTCGAATTAGCACGACATAA
- the yy1b gene encoding transcriptional repressor protein YY1b isoform X2, with product MASGDTLYIQTDGSEMPAEIVELHEIEVETIPVETIETTVVGGDDDDDEDDEDDEDDDDDDDGQPMIALQPLVTDDPSSIHHHHHHHHHHQEVILVQTREEVVGGDDSDLHTDGGGYEDQILIPVPAPGVEDEYIEQTLVTVAGKSSVGRMKRGGGGSGGKKAGKKSYLSGAEAGGRKWEQKQVQIKTLEGEFSVTMWASDIDHESVVEEQIIGENSPPDYSEYMTGKKLPPGGIPGIDLSDPKQLAEFARMKPRKVKEDDAPRTIACPHKGCTKMFRDNSAMRKHLHTHGPRVHVCAECGKAFVESSKLKRHQLVHTGEKPFQCTFEGCGKRFSLDFNLRTHVRIHTGDRPYVCPFDGCNKKFAQSTNLKSHILTHAKAKNNQ from the exons ATGGCATCCGGAGATACTCTGTACATCCAGACAGACGGCTCGGAGATGCCGGCCGAGATCGTGGAGCTCCACGAGATAGAAGTGGAAACGATACCGGTGGAGACCATTGAGACCACGGTGGTCGGCGgggatgacgacgacgacgaggatgatgaagacgacgaggacgacgacgacgacgacgatgggCAACCCATGatcgcactgcagccgctggtGACAGACGACCCCAGCTCgatccaccaccaccaccatcatcaccaccatcaccaggAGGTGATCTTGGTCCAGACCCGAGAGGAGGTGGTTGGCGGGGATGACTCGGACCTGCACACGGACGGCGGCGGGTATGAGGACCAGATCCTCATCCCGGTACCGGCCCCGGGAGTGGAGGACGAATACATCGAGCAGACTTTGGTGACTGTGGCTGGGAAAAGCTCGGTGGGTCGGATGAAACGGGGAGGCGGCGGCAGCGGTGGCAAGAAAGCGGGTAAAAAGAGCTATCTAAGCGGCGCGGAAGCAGGCGGAAGAAAATGGGAACAGAAGCAGGTGCAAATAAAGACACTGGAGGGGGAATTTTCTGTCACGATGTGGGCATCGG ACATTGACCATGAGTCAGTGGTGGAGGAGCAGATTATTGGGGAGAACTCGCCTCCGGACTACTCCGAGTACATGACGGGGAAAAAGTTACCCCCTGGTGGCATTCCAGGAATTGACCTATCAGACCCCAAACAGCTGGCTGAATTTGCCAG AATGAAGCCCAGGAAGGTCAAAGAGGACGACGCTCCCCGAACGATAGCTTGCCCTCATAAA GGCTGCACAAAAATGTTCAGGGATAACTCGGCCATGAGGAAGCATCTCCACACCCACGGGCCCCGCGTGCACGTCTGCGCCGAGTGCGGCAAGGCCTTCGTCGAGAGCTCCAAACTCAAACGTCACCAACTTGTtcacacgggagagaaaccCTTCCAG TGTACGTTTGAAGGCTGTGGGAAAAGATTTTCTCTGGACTTCAACCTGCGCACACACGTGCGCATCCACACTGGAGACCGGCCCTACGTCTGCCCTTTCGACGGCTGCAATAAGAAGTTTGCCCAGTCAACCAACCTTAAGTCTCACATTCTGACACACGCCAAAGCCAAAAATAACCAATGA
- the evlb gene encoding enah/Vasp-like b isoform X2 has product MDINLQSHRFYFPQIYCAEPGAQPQLTEFKVSEQSICQARASVMVYDDTSKKWVPIKPGQQGFSRINIYHNTANNTFRVVGVKLQDQQVVINYSIVKGLKYNQATPTFHQWRDARQVYGLNFASKEEATTFSNAMLFALNVLSAQDGGPAVQRQVQNGPTSDEIDAQRARQMMEQQQQQMQAHMERERRSSNSGSPFQGHPAVLSVAPPVAPPPMNMCGPPPPMNMCGPPPPMNMCGPPPPMNMGGPPPPPPPPGPPPPSAGASQPPPGDESSSATGLAAMIAGAKLRRVQRPEDSSSGTKNEANRTSGGSGGLMEEMNALLARRKAAIEKPEESQNDDPNSPSPSTRGGQNATDGAKKPWDRANSADRSMVSRVRPVGSGSDTDSLDLDRMKQEILEEVFRELHKVKDEIIDAIRHELSRISTT; this is encoded by the exons ATGGATATCAACCTTCAGTCTCACAGATTTTACTTCCCTCAGATCTACTGTGCCGAGCCCGGGGCTCAGCCACAGCTGACCGAATTCAAAGTCAG TGAGCAGAGCATCTGTCAGGCGCGAGCCTCCGTCATGGTCTATGATGACACCAGTAAGAAGTGGGTACCCATCAAACCTGGACAGCAGGGATTCAGCCGCATCAACATCTACCACAACACTGCCAACAACACGTTCAGAGTGGTGGGCGTCAAACTGCAGGACCAGCag GTGGTAATCAACTACTCCATAGTTAAGGGGCTCAAGTACAACCAGGCCACCCCGACCTTCCACCAGTGGCGGGATGCCAGGCAGGTTTATGGCCTCAATTTCGCCAGCAAGGAGGAAGCGACCACCTTCTCCAACGCCATGCTCTTTGCCCTCAACGTGCTCAGTGCTCAGGATGGAG GTCCAGCTGTCCAGCGCCAAGTCCAGAATGGGCCGACATCAGATGAGATAGATGCTCAGAGAGCgag GCAGatgatggagcagcagcagcagcagatgcaggCACACATGGAGCGGGAGCGACGGTCCTCTAACTCAG GTTCTCCTTTCCAAGGCCATCCTGCTGTGCTCTCTGTGGCCCCACCAGTAGCACCTCCCCCAATGAACATGTGTGGCCCACCTCCCCCAATGAACATGTGTGGCCCGCCTCCTCCAATGAACATGTGTGGCCCGCCTCCTCCAATGAACATGGGTggcccacctcctcctccaccaccaccaggaCCTCCTCCACCTTCAGCAGGTGCATCCCAACCTCCACCGGGGGACGAGTCCTCCTCAGCAACGGGACTTGCTGCCATGATTGCTGGAGCCAAACTGCGCCGCGTTCAAAGA CCGGAGGACAGCTCTTCAGGCACCAAAAACGAAGCCAACCGAACAAGTGGAGGGAGCGGGGGACTGATGGAGGAGATGAACGCTCTGTTGGCACGAAG AAAAGCAGCTATAGAGAAGCCTGAAGAAAGccaaaat GATGATCCAAATTCTCCATCACCCAGTACCCGGGGTGGACAAAACGCCACAG ATGGTGCAAAAAAGCCGTGGGACCGAGCAAACTCTGCAGACAGATCAATGGTTTCCCG GGTACGGCCTGTGGGGAGTGGTAGTGACACAGACTCGTTAGACCTCGACAGAATGAAACAG GAAATCTTGGAAGAGGTGTTTCGTGAATTGCACAAAGTGAAGGATGAAATCATTGATG CCATTAGACATGAACTCAGTCGAATTAGCACGACATAA